A region from the Mercenaria mercenaria strain notata chromosome 7, MADL_Memer_1, whole genome shotgun sequence genome encodes:
- the LOC123554830 gene encoding ankyrin repeat and SOCS box protein 2-like, producing MGQMLNRPPHNEKENYHNIIKAVESGNLHQLIKRFADLEPTSQVQAIRKDGKTLLHIAAYHHQLDCIQFLLEHGFDANVLDDFGNTPLVEVLQTKAQDRICLALHNPNCLEKLVNLFLKFKADINARSSVYRTALLKSMVHRHRLSEILLKNGADPNIADADGLLPIHVCATYSCLSLLKHILTRGADINGHDGKERTALYFSVLAGHQKIFDELILHGCDINKGSKYGFPLQTAIIKCRLEMVQTLLQNGADVQCKISEFRQLYCRTNDYLNLALLVAHSQINNPGLSMAKEDVIENAKKSLQILYLVIQAVGNNENFSRNAFVKTRRQPLDGPDLLVCNKLFTLLLRKLAFIHGMSRNSKPLDGLPNLGSVIDTLSLQNVCRMKVRQLISKTGTNVIFAVEQLDCSQVLKDVILLKDVV from the coding sequence ATGGGTCAGATGCTAAATAGACCACCacataatgaaaaagaaaattatcacaACATCATTAAAGCAGTGGAATCTGGAAATTTACACCAACTGATTAAACGTTTTGCAGACTTGGAACCAACATCTCAGGTTCAAGCCATTAGAAAGGATGGAAAAACTTTGCTACATATTGCAGCATATCATCACCAGTTAGATTGTATTCAGTTTCTTTTAGAGCATGGCTTTGATGCAAATGTGTTAGATGATTTTGGAAATACCCCTCTGGTGGAAGTTCTTCAAACCAAAGCTCAGGATAGAATTTGTCTAGCCTTACATAATCCAAATTGTCTTGAAAAGCTTGTGAATTTGTTTCTAAAATTCAAAGCAGACATAAATGCAAGAAGTTCTGTGTATAGAACAGCATTGCTCAAGTCTATGGTTCATAGACATAGGCTTTCAGAAATATTGCTTAAGAATGGAGCTGACCCAAACATAGCTGATGCAGATGGCCTACTTCCAATTCATGTTTGTGCCACATATTCCTGTCTTTCACTTTTGAAGCACATCCTTACAAGAGGAGCAGACATAAATGGTCATGATGGTAAAGAAAGAACTGCCCTTTATTTTTCAGTGCTTGCTGGCCATCAGAAAATATTTGACGAGCTAATACTTCATGGCTGTGATATAAACAAGGGATCAAAATATGGCTTTCCACTGCAAACTGCTATTATAAAATGTCGATTAGAAATGGTTCAAACATTACTCCAAAATGGTGCAGATGTTCAGTGCAAAATCTCAGAATTCCGACAGTTATATTGCAGGACGAATGATTACCTCAATCTTGCGTTACTTGTGGCCCATTCTCAAATAAACAATCCTGGATTGTCTATGGCAAAAgaagatgttattgaaaatgcaaaaaagtCATTGCAGATATTATATCTTGTGATTCAGGCAGTGGGCAATAATGAAAATTTCAGTAGAAATGCCTTTGTTAAAACAAGACGACAGCCTCTTGATGGACCTGATTTACTTGTGTGTAATAAACTATTTACACTACTCTTACGGAAATTGGCATTTATCCATGGAATGAGTAGGAATTCCAAACCTTTAGATGGCCTACCAAATCTTGGCTCAGTCATTGATACCCTTTCCCTACAGAATGTCTGTAGAATGAAAGTACGACAACTGATTTCCAAAACGGGAACCAATGTTATCTTTGCAGTAGAACAGTTAGATTGCTCACAAGTATTGAAAGATGTGATTCTGTTAAAGGATGTAGTGTGA